From a single Nothobranchius furzeri strain GRZ-AD chromosome 9, NfurGRZ-RIMD1, whole genome shotgun sequence genomic region:
- the myzap gene encoding early endosome antigen 1, with translation MLRYSSRRVVSTSTTTTEDSAEPSNERRFARLRLTLPAGSNGKKEPQTEDKAETEKDASEALKKNGFILRERPAGRESPQQVDRHLNRNLSDTTSGVSETLLQHHGPKVYGVVQRTGSDRQQELMAREWTVSHLHDEMRYIREVRDSLEKVRERMYGQFGGMQQSVEKLSQEIRAANSHRRSLESEVKVRTAAMESFDQMNSSLISANLSLQKSLLENCQNRVDTREELKSLRSTCDKAQEKLKNKEQELAAAHAENQTLRLQVESSREASTLALQELSEKLQREYEEKLQKEQQKHREEIENLQAQLDEYIRRLEKAERNIMIADVKIAERDQRILEVERLLDCMGKEKLQFQKKLQENEQRLRLLALADATDAAAAKRCKDLQSETEDLRDRIRHLNDMVFCQQRKVKGMIEEVESLRAQVAQKDMFISELLDRIAIVECENNELEDKVKYFMSTQNRPREALETRDIGVGCDLLSSCEARDVEPVRLHSMQPLSSPPPLSPTSLSSPIQQSSSTQPLSPTQPPSQSSPVHYPSFKLTMPMQLRMFKPANPPPSRLESSLLKYTPVQYSRFLQSSTSAQNGTPTYNHPSENESVSLVQSGRDEVDGDRQSTKPESSSSMSSMSSQTTPRRSEVYTPFMKLMEMTANINIEYSIFKLNRLRTTRKETAVVSWSKWGPLSVKKGFDRWMENIRTGNAAVETSANKVAKKTVKCMTELTRPICVSSLASCSWLKAMSSSWTERQGHVGDLRHQSKEELQDLLLRQEKILSNKKLLQTLPDKGNKIKDFVEKVRSAIEERCEEERRQSLVSAARTELQSKYQKAFQQRAVSATSGASLQDKKHQDAASNPPQVRETLCVSVHVQDNSTLLDQCVSRPAAVEVVEMAAAETPVNSDGTKEGELIKALGGVTLSGAGESQDQKSHRVKDNYFLRKQPPNKPHYVSVLEKSETSTPSRREKFKPNQPLHRNSVSPSGSLSPDLSSGTASPLSSQARKERDRKHLDDITAAKLPPLHHSPAQLLSLDESAVLLREQTRKQQELQVKLAAQKLSEGLKISMGSYTPDGGPMAAYREVHDEGAHLSSEED, from the exons GCTGAAACAGAGAAGGATGCCAGCGAAGCCTTGAAGAAGAACGGGTTCATCCTCAGAGAGAGGCCGGCAGGCAGGGAGTCGCCTCAGCAGGTAGACAGACACTTAAACCGG AACCTCAGTGACACAACCAGTGGGGTGTCAGAGACCTTGCTGCAGCACCATGGGCCCAAAGTGTATGGCGTTGTGCAGAGGACGGGCTCGGACAGGCAGCAGGAACTTATGGCGCGAGAGTGGACGGTCAGTCACCTGCATGATGAGATGAGGTACATCAGAGAG GTGAGAGACTCTCTGGAGAAGGTGAGAGAGCGGATGTATGGGCAGTTTGGAGGGATGCAGCAATCAGTGGAGAAGCTCTCACAGGAAATCAGG GCAGCCAACTCCCACCGGAGGAGTTTAGAGTCAGAGGTGAAGGTCCGGACGGCAGCCATGGAGAGCTTTGATCAAATGAACAGCTCTCTGATATCTGCAAACCTCAGCCTGCAG AAATCTCTTTTGGAGAACTGTCAGAACAGAGTGGACACGAGGGAGGAGCTGAAGAGTTTGCGGAGCACCTGTGATAAAGCGCAGGAAAAGCTCAAAaacaaggagcaggagcttgctgCTGCGCACGCTGAAAACCAGACGCTGAGACTTCAG GTGGAGTCTTCACGGGAGGCCAGCACTCTGGCTCTGCAGGAGCTCTCGGAAAAACTTCAGAGGGAATATGAAGAGAAGCTGCAAAAAGAACAACAGAAACACAGAGAAGAGATAGAAAACCTACAG GCTCAACTCGATGAGTACATCAGGCGCCTGGAGAAAGCGGAGAGGAACATCATGATCGCGGACGTCAAGATTGCAGAGAGAGACCAACGGATCTTAGAGGTGGAGCGTCTCCTGGACTGTATGGGAAAG GAGAAGCTTCAATTCCAAAAGAAGCTGCAGGAAAATGAACAGCGTCTTCGTTTATTGGCGCTCGCAGACGCAACCGATGCAGCTGCAGCCAAAAG ATGCAAAGACCTGCAGAGTGAGACGGAGGATCTCCGTGACAGAATCAGACACCTAAACGACATGGTGTTCTGTCAGCAGAGGAAGGTCAAAGGAATGATCGAGGAA GTTGAATCCCTGCGAGCTCAAGTGGCCCAAAAAGACATGTTCATCTCTGAGCTTTTAGACAGAATTGCAATAGTTGAGTGTGAG AATAATGAATTAGAAGACAAAGTGAAGTATTTTATGTCCACACAGAACAGGCCACGAGAAGCTTTGGAAACTAGAGACATCGGAGTAGGTTGTGATCTGCTCTCCAG CTGTGAAGCACGTGACGTTGAACCTGTTCGCCTCCATTCCATGCAACCTCTATCATCACCTCCACCACTATCACCCACCTCTCTTTCATCACCCATACAACAGTCTTCATCCACACAGCCATTATCCCCAACGCAACCCCCGTCCCAGTCATCTCCAGTCCATTATCCATCATTTAAACTAACAATGCCCATGCAGCTAAGGATGTTCAAACCTGCTAACCCTCCACCCAGCAGATTGGAGTCCAGTTTGCTGAAATACACTCCAGTTCAGTACAGTCGCTTCCTGCAGTCCAGCACCTCAGCACAGAACGGTACACCAACCTACAACCACCCGTCTGAGAACGAATCCGTGAGTTTGGTTCAATCAGGAAGAGATGAGGTGGATGGAGACAGACAGTCAACTAAACCGGAGTCCTCGTCCTCTATGTCCTCTATGTCCTCTCAAACAACACCCAGACGGTCAGAAGTTTACACACCTTTTATGAAGCTCATGGAAATGACTGCAAACATAAACATAGAGTA CTcaatctttaaactgaacagacttCGAACGACTAGAAAGGAAACAGCTGTAGTTTCTTGGTCAAAGTGGGGGCCATTGTCTGTTAAAAAGGGTTTCGATCGGTGGATGGAAAACATCCGGACAGGAAATGCAGCTGTGGAAACT TCAGCCAACAAAGTTGCGAAGAAGACAGTAAAATGTATGACTGAACTCA CTCGCCCCATTTGTGTATCAAGTTTAGCTAGCTGCTCGTGGCTAAAAGCGATGTCCTCATCGTGGACGGAGAGGCAGGGACATGTTGGAGACCTGAGACATCAGAGCAAAGAGGAGCTCCAAGATCTGCTGCTGCGACAGGAGAAAATTCTTTCGAACAA AAAGCTGTTACAGACTCTTCCGGACAAAGGGAACAAGATCAAAGACTTTGTGGAGAAAGTTCGTTCCGCCATTGAAGAGCGGTGTGAAGAGGAGAGGAGGCAGAGTTTGGTTTCTGCAGCCAGAACAGAACTacagtccaaatatcagaaagctTTCCAGCAACGTGCTGTCTCTGCCACATCAGGGGCCTCACTTCAGGACAAAAAACATCAGGATGCTGCAAGCAATCCTCCTCAGGTCAGAGAGACCTTATGTGTCTCTGTTCATGTTCAGGACAACTCCACGCTGCTGGACCAGTGTGTCTCCAGACCTGCTGCCGTTGAAGTCGTGGAGATGGCTGCAGCTGAAACTCCTGTGAATTCTGATGGAACAAAAGAGGGAGAACTCATAAAGGCCTTGGGTGGGGTCACGTTGTCTGGTGCTGGTGAATCTCAAGACCAAAAAAGTCACAGAGTAAAAGACAATTACTTTCTACGAAAGCAGCCACCAAACAAGCCCCACTACGTTAGCGTCCTGGAAAAGAGTGAGACATCCACACCCTCCAGAAGGGAAAAATTCAAACCAAATCA ACCTCTCCATAGAAACAGCGTTTCTCCATCGGGGTCTTTGTCACCTGATCTGTCATCTGGAACTGCATCGCCTCTTTCTTCTCAGGCCAGGAAGGAGCGGGACAGGAAACACCTGGATGACATCACTGCTGCCAAACTCCCTCCTCTCCACCACAGTCCTGCTCAACTTCTGTCACTGGATGAGTCGGCCGTCCTCCTAAGAGAACAAACTAGGAAGCAGCAG GAGCTGCAGGTCAAGCTGGCAGCCCAGAAACTGTCTGAAGGACTGAAGATCTCTATGGGGAGCTACACTCCTGACGGTGGCCCCATGGCCGCCTACAGAGAAGTTCACGACGAAGGAGCCCACCTCTCCTCGGAGGAGGACTGA